AGTAAAGAGAATGAAAGGAAAAGACACATCACGTATCATAAAGAGATCTTTGTTGTTTATTAACATATTAAAATGagattcttttatttatcttcaaTGCAAAATCATTGTCATGTGAACTTATCGAAAGAAAGCAATACTAAAAAATACCAAAAAGTTGACTAGTAAAGTGTCATTGAATATATTACCTTCCAATTGAGCTCCCAACCCCTCAAGAACCTTGGAATTAGCACGTACAACACAGAGTGCAATATCAAGTGCAGACTGCAGTAAAGCCTTGACCTCTCTTTGAACAAGATCAACAAGATGCCCCTGTGGAATAATTTTACTTTCAGTTCTGCTAAAGAGGTGGTATTCTTAAGTTAGAAACATAAGTTTGGATTAAATATTAGAGCAGCAAAAAGCAGAGAATTCAGACAAGAAGAAAGGGGCAAAAGTGGAAAAGACCTGATCCCTTCCCCAGGACATGGATCCACTATCATCCATCCCACCTCCAGAAAGTGTTGCCACTGAAATAGGGCCAATGGTCTGACTAAGACCATATTCAGCCACTGCCTTGTAGGCCATGTCTGTTGCTCTGCGTATATCATCAAGAGCACCAGTAGATACACGTCCAGAGTACAATACTTCTTCTGCAGCACGTCCACCAAGAAGAGTGACCAACCTCCCACGCAATTCATCAACAAAGAGCAGATATCTGTCCTCACTGGTTGGAGGAATATAAGTAAATCCTAAAGCCCCTCCAGATCTTGGCAATATGCTCAGCTTCTGGTTAATGAAAAACGAAAACTGTTATTGATACCATGACTGCACTACTCCCAATTATGTACAAGAAAAGGTTAAAAACTGTTCAAGAATTGCAGACATATTTGATTTTCCTGTTCTGAAAAATTTCTAACTCCAGAAATTCTATTTCTTGAGTAATTCTATTAAAGAgttttctctttcctttttacATCAGCCTCTTTTGTCAGATGTTATCCAGTGGGACACAAAACAAATAATACGAGCTTGCAGTAAATCAGGAAGAACAAGAATTTCTCAGAGCCAGTGACATTAATGATCACCTCAACCCGTGGCTGCCCAGAAAGAAGATTTGCAACAGCAGTCCCGACTACCGCGTGCCCTGCTTCATGCCTTGCAACTACACCCTTCTCACTTCCCTGCAGTTTGGCAGTCTTCTTCTCAATGCCCTGAAACATCAAAAAAGAAGCTTGTAAACCTAAATAGCAATGGTGATCAAGAAGAGAAACTAAAAGAAACAAGTCAACTAATGTAGCATCGAGgtcaagaaaaagaaatactTTGTTTATTCACTCATTTGAGCCCATAGACCAGCACTACTAGATTAAGCATGGAGGATGCAAACTATAACTTGTCCGCCATCtagcatttttattttatttttttgaaatattagaCCTTCAACATTGTTAAGTCTAGTAGACAATGCTTCTTAAACGGCTCTTAGAGGGCAGCCACTATCCCCCTTCCTCTTCAATCTTTTTCCAATTATGTTATACAAGATCCATAGACATATATTGAGCAATATGTAATTTTACTCGGACCAAACACCGCTCTGTATTTAAGTTGCCCTTGAAATTAGAACACCCTGGTCCTTAGCTAAAAGATGGATCAAATGAAGTCTGACTCCGCCAGTTCTACCATTGACTCTAATGTTAGGAATTCATCAGTCTTGGACATGTGTCTCATTGCTTATAAAATTCTGAGTATTTAGAACCATCAAGGTTCAAAGCATCGGCACGTACACATTTGAAGTTTAAGGATCAATAATATACGCCACTTCTCTAAAGCTCTAGAAATCCAAGCTTATTAAATTATCATACAATGGAGCCCAAAAATGGAAAATCTAGTCGGATTCTTGTTCAAGGGAGAACATCTAATATGGGTTATCTTTTCTCATGACAAGCTTCTTATGTATGCCCACTTTGCTCTAATTGAACTAACCTCATGGATCTAACACACGATTAGGGAGAAAGAGTTACATATAATGCAAAAAAGAGTAATGGTGCATGCTGTTGCTCAGCCATTAGAGCATACTTATGAGAGGTAAAGAGTGATACCGCAATTGAACGCTCAACAGCTTGAATGaaatcaactctttcaactacaATTTTATTCAGCCTTCCTGCCAACAAAGCAGCTTCATTCACCAGATTTGCAAGATCTGCCCTATACCATCCTCAAATGAATAATCAGTCAGCCATAGAAACATcacatataaaattaaaagcttATGAAAATCGGAGAAGAAGGTTTACCCCGTAAAACCAGTAGTCATAGAAGCGATGTTTCCAAGATCAACATCTTGTGCCAAGGGAAGTTCTTTCTTGGAGACATGTACCTTTAAGATAGCTTCTCTTCCAGACCTATCAGGCGCTTCCACCTAGAAACAGGAACTTACATCACCATTTCCATTCTATAGGAGTTGTCTGTATGATGAGGTCATGAATGTTCTAATACATGGACAAAAGCtttaaaacaaaatgaaaattttactcCCATAGAAGAAAGATACAAACCATCACTACACGGTCAAATCTCCCAGGTCGGCGAAGAGCAGGGTCTAAGACATCAGAGCGATTTGTTGCTCCAAGAACAATTACAGCAGAATTACTGTCAAATCCATCCATCTCCTGCAGATTATTGTAAGATATTAATTTCTTATGCAAAACTGAAGTGATGCAGCACCACAAAATCAGTACGTCTTACAGTGAGTAGTTGGTTCAATGTCTGCTCTCTTTCATCATTGCTTACAATGCGGAATTTACCATCACGGCTTTTTGCCACAGCATCTATCTGCACATCCAGAAAATGATGACACTTTTAttagaatattttgagtttgtacaggaagaagaggaggaggaaagCACAATGACCTCATCGATAAAAATTATTGAAGGTGCCTCCTTCTTTGCCCGTGCAAACAGGTCACGGACACGTGATGCTCCCATTCCAACATACAATTCTACAAACTCACTTGCAGAACAACTGATAAAAGGAACCTCGGCTTCCCCAGCAACAGCCTTTGCTAGAAGTGTCTTTCCTGTCCCGGGGAGACCTACCTGTAACAATTAAagctatttttataatttaaacatTGAGAAGCACAAAGCATATAACTAATCAAATGGTGTCCCCAAGTAGAATGGTCTGCCAGTCAATAGTTATATAACAAATTGGCAGGAAAGAATGATGTAATTTGACTATAGAGGCATCACAAAGTGACATGAAGGGATAGAGAGAGAATCCCTTCAGAAACAGAAAAATACCAAGAACAAAAAATAGAAGTTTTCAATGAGTTACTATTTGAAGCCTCCAATTATTGTATAGTATTCTCGAAGCTTTTTCACTTTGATAACCACCTAACAGTCCCATTACTATGTCAAATTTGAAACTCACCAGTAAAACACCACGAGGAGGACGTGCACCAAGCCGTACATACTTATCTGGATTTCTAAGAAATTCCTGGGAAAAAGAGCAATTAAAAAACACCACAACAGTGAATTATAAACTATTCAACTTCTTATGGTATCAAAATGCAGCACTTATCGCAGAAATGTTGTTAAGAGAAGTTcagcaatgaaaatgaaaaatacCACAATTTCTTCTAGCTCCTCCTTAGCCTCGTCAACGCCTGCAACATCAGCAAATGTGATAGTTTCCCCTAGTTCAGCCACTTTTGTGCCACCTGAACCCCCTGACTTGCGATTTCTGAGCTGACCAGCTGTGCTCTGTTAATAAGCAGCCACGATAAAGTTGGTGACATATTCAGAAATATCATGGACATACAATAATCACACACATATATTGAATCACAATTGTATGTACCTGAGAAAAGTTCACTGGGAAGCGATGAAGAAGCCCCGCTAGTACagcaatataaaataatgctaTCTGCAAAATAATGTAAAATAGCTCTTCAAGTTTTTAATTCCAACATCtggagaaaaaaataaggaTTGAGAAACAATAATGAAACGTTTAGCTTACACCAGAGAACAGATGAATAACATGAATGGGGCACTAGAAAGAAATGTCAAGTTGGATTAGCCAATACTTCATATGAAACAAAATAACAAGAAAATTATAGAAAAGCATGCAATCACTGCAATGGGAAAGGGAAGCCCAGTGCACAAAGAATCCCGCGTTCATGGAATCACTGCacttgaacaaaaaaaaaacacaaaaaatgatCTCTCACACTCCAGAATATCATGTCAAAGGTCTTGTCTGACAGGAAAGGGTGAAAAGGAGTAGTATTCACACTTAGAGCAGGAAGTTTGTTCCATAAGAGTGACAAGTGGAACTTCCCATACCAAATTAAGAGAATACGCTAGCCTGGAATCAACAGAAAATCTAGTCATCTTTGAATCATTTTACGGAACACAAGACATCTTAAGCTAAGATAGCAACTTGGAAAGGAACTTATGACTGAAAACTCTGTGAAATACTTTCGTTTGACGTTGTTGTTTGTTCcatgggattacactgggtttgttgttgttgttgttgcttactccctcaaaatactttaacaacaacaataagaagtaCAGCTCAATCACAACTAATTGGGGTCTATATGAATCATTAATATACATGCTGCTCCACTATGGACCCATATCATTAACAATACTCAATAATTTGGAGTTCTCTTAAACTAGAGGTCCTCTACATTTTCAACTGACATACAAAACTCTTAACAGACCAAAGATTCCTAGAAGAACACTGAACCTGATGTAAGCGCATCAATATAACTGAGCCTTAGTCCCCACCTTTTGCATTCATAGTATTCTATTTTTCGCTGATTTTGCTTGAAATGAGAGATTGTAGGTTTTTAAAAACAATTGTGTTCCATGCGATTTTGAGGTTTATCTTGTCCTTTCTGGAAATTTCAAAGATATTTTGTTTCAAACCAACTAACTAATGCATTTGGAGACCTTTGTAGAACATGACCAAGTCATCTCAAAAACATTTTCTCATATTATGCTCTTATGTGTATTATTTGCACATGATATAAGACGTGATCATTTCCTATTTTATCTAATTCTTATGATCACACATCTATCTTAACAGTCTCATTTCTATGACACTCATCTTGTTGATAATTTTTATTCTTAGAAGAAAAAGTTCATTCCcaatcttaaaaaaaaaaaaaaacttaggcTTACGACTATTATATAAAACTTAGACCTCCCATTGTATGATACTCTCGTCACACTCCTCCATTTCAACCATTCTATTTTAACTTTATGTGTTATATCTTCATCTATCATACCATTACCCTAAAATATTGAGcctaaatatttgaattatctgaATTTAAGAACCACAATCACATCTGCTCACACCTCAACTTTGGTCTTTTTATTCTAGCACTTGCAGTTTttttttacaacaacaacaacatacccagtgggatcccacaagtcGGGTCTGGATTCTAGCACTTGCAGTGCGTTATTCTATTCTTAATTCTAGTTATCCTACAACCCATCCTCTTTAGACTGCTTCTTTATTTTCAAACTTTTAGTTAACTCCCTCACCAGTTTCATTAATTTACACAATATTTTCTCTGAATAGTATAAACTAGTGTGCTACTGGTAATATTATCCATAACTAGAGTAATCAGTTATCATTCGAGGCAAATCCATGGTTGAAACACACGATATATTAGAGCATGAGTCTCATGCTTGTGAGAGCTTCTTCATACATATCCTCTCCAAACACTCAAAACCCAGGTGTGCTTTCTTCCAGCATAAAGAAAgatgtgaagaagaaaaaagatcaACCATACGATTAAATTCTAAATCCTTATTCATATCTTCTTTGTCAGCAAATGAATGCATTTTGAATACGGAGCATTGAATTTGAACTCCAATGTAAGATGGAAATGTAATTTGTAATATTATGATAGTGAATAATAACGACAACATCACAAAAAAGTAAAGACGAAAATAAATAGA
This Solanum dulcamara chromosome 8, daSolDulc1.2, whole genome shotgun sequence DNA region includes the following protein-coding sequences:
- the LOC129898726 gene encoding ATP-dependent zinc metalloprotease FTSH 9, chloroplastic-like isoform X1 — encoded protein: MATIEHHLRPFIHVQISLNFQYNPKYMYRHTFFCNRYGFLHEKPISLIPQKTPFRQNAIFPKSLYGFEFFGKKNSKKKLTPREISVRANGSCEQDSDSTEKPESSGTDSKNSSGSEPGPRVPNSGSSRREKQGKDNWWWSKGKKLRWEPIVQAQEIGVLLLQVGIVMFVMRLLRPGLPLPGSDPRAPTMFVSVPYSEFLSKINSNQVQKVEVDGVHIMFKLKSEVISSVIENEVVNVNVNGNENSKLQDSEALLRSVTPTKKIVYTTTRPSDIKTPYEKMLENDVEFGSPDKRSGGFMNSALIALFYIAVLAGLLHRFPVNFSQSTAGQLRNRKSGGSGGTKVAELGETITFADVAGVDEAKEELEEIVEFLRNPDKYVRLGARPPRGVLLVGLPGTGKTLLAKAVAGEAEVPFISCSASEFVELYVGMGASRVRDLFARAKKEAPSIIFIDEIDAVAKSRDGKFRIVSNDEREQTLNQLLTEMDGFDSNSAVIVLGATNRSDVLDPALRRPGRFDRVVMVEAPDRSGREAILKVHVSKKELPLAQDVDLGNIASMTTGFTGADLANLVNEAALLAGRLNKIVVERVDFIQAVERSIAGIEKKTAKLQGSEKGVVARHEAGHAVVGTAVANLLSGQPRVEKLSILPRSGGALGFTYIPPTSEDRYLLFVDELRGRLVTLLGGRAAEEVLYSGRVSTGALDDIRRATDMAYKAVAEYGLSQTIGPISVATLSGGGMDDSGSMSWGRDQGHLVDLVQREVKALLQSALDIALCVVRANSKVLEGLGAQLEENEKVEGEELQEWLSMVVAPAELNFFVKGKQGSLLPLQAGSG
- the LOC129898726 gene encoding ATP-dependent zinc metalloprotease FTSH 9, chloroplastic-like isoform X2 — encoded protein: MATIEHHLRPFIHVQISLNFQYNPKYMYRHTFFCNRYGFLHEKPISLIPQKTPFRQNAIFPKSLYGFEFFGKKNSKKKLTPREISVRANGSCEQDSDSTEKPESSGTDSKNSSGSEPGPRVPNSGSSRREKQGKDNWWWSKGKKLRWEPIVQAQEIGVLLLQVGIVMFVMRLLRPGLPLPGSDPRAPTMFVSVPYSEFLSKINSNQVQKVEVDGVHIMFKLKSEVISSVIENEVVNVNVNGNENSKLQDSEALLRSVTPTKKIVYTTTRPSDIKTPYEKMLENDVEFGSPDKRSGGFMNSALIALFYIAVLAGLLHRFPVNFSQSTAGQLRNRKSGGSGGTKVAELGETITFADVAGVDEAKEELEEIVEFLRNPDKYVRLGARPPRGVLLVGLPGTGKTLLAKAVAGEAEVPFISCSASEFVELYVGMGASRVRDLFARAKKEAPSIIFIDEIDAVAKSRDGKFRIVSNDEREQTLNQLLTEMDGFDSNSAVIVLGATNRSDVLDPALRRPGRFDRVVMVEAPDRSGREAILKVHVSKKELPLAQDVDLGNIASMTTGFTGADLANLVNEAALLAGRLNKIVVERVDFIQAVERSIAGIEKKTAKLQGSEKGVVARHEAGHAVVGTAVANLLSGQPRVEKLSILPRSGGALGFTYIPPTSEDRYLLFVDELRGRLVTLLGGRAAEEVLYSGRVSTGALDDIRRATDMAYKAVAEYGLSQTIGPISVATLSGGGMDDSGSMSWGRDQN